In one Ralstonia pickettii genomic region, the following are encoded:
- a CDS encoding HlyD family secretion protein: MKIRWLFVLSVIGALAGIGAAIYYARQRPPLPPVFQPAANPYATGIYANGIVESDQPSGANLNLYAEVSGTVARIAVQEGQAVKRGDVLIQIEDSVQRALTAQQQSQADAVDAQLNALLAQPRREALEVTRAQVGAADAGLRTVQDQLDKLEAAARLNPKAVSRDAIDNAANAVRVAHGNLVVAQRQYDLTRAGAWSYDIRTLQKQRDALQKGAAAAAALLEKYAVRAPIDGVVMSVNTAIGGYVSPQGTYDAYTRANVPLVTMSAGQNKLAVRVYVDEILVHRLPPGTVQARMFVRGTDVSVPLEFVRVQPYVSPKIQLSDQRAERVDVRVLPLLFRFKQPDKLAVYPGQLVDVYLQGAS, encoded by the coding sequence ATGAAGATCCGATGGTTGTTTGTGCTCTCTGTGATCGGCGCGCTGGCGGGGATTGGCGCGGCGATCTACTACGCACGGCAGCGCCCGCCGTTGCCACCCGTCTTCCAGCCCGCAGCCAATCCGTACGCGACGGGCATCTACGCCAACGGCATCGTCGAAAGCGATCAGCCCAGCGGTGCCAACCTGAACCTGTATGCCGAGGTGTCGGGCACCGTCGCGCGCATCGCCGTGCAAGAAGGGCAGGCGGTCAAGCGCGGCGATGTGCTGATCCAGATCGAAGATTCCGTGCAGCGCGCCCTGACGGCACAGCAGCAGTCGCAAGCGGATGCCGTCGATGCGCAGTTGAACGCGCTGCTGGCCCAACCGCGCAGGGAAGCGCTGGAGGTCACGCGTGCACAGGTGGGTGCCGCAGATGCCGGCTTGCGCACCGTGCAGGATCAGTTGGACAAGCTTGAAGCGGCCGCCCGGCTCAATCCCAAGGCAGTCAGTCGTGATGCAATCGACAACGCTGCCAACGCGGTACGGGTGGCACACGGCAATCTCGTTGTTGCCCAGCGTCAGTACGACCTGACGCGCGCCGGCGCCTGGAGCTATGACATCCGCACGCTGCAAAAACAGCGCGATGCCTTGCAGAAGGGCGCGGCGGCGGCGGCAGCGCTGCTCGAAAAGTATGCCGTGCGGGCGCCGATAGACGGTGTTGTCATGTCCGTCAATACAGCAATTGGCGGCTATGTATCGCCACAGGGCACCTATGACGCCTACACGCGGGCCAACGTGCCACTCGTCACGATGAGCGCCGGGCAGAACAAGCTGGCCGTGCGCGTGTATGTGGATGAGATTCTGGTGCACCGCCTTCCGCCCGGCACGGTGCAGGCACGCATGTTCGTGCGCGGCACCGACGTTAGCGTGCCGCTGGAATTCGTGCGCGTGCAGCCGTACGTGTCGCCCAAGATTCAGTTGTCCGACCAGCGCGCCGAACGCGTGGATGTGCGCGTGCTGCCGTTGCTTTTCCGTTTCAAGCAGCCTGACAAGCTGGCCGTCTATCCGGGCCAACTGGTCGACGTCTACCTGCAGGGGGCGTCGTGA
- a CDS encoding ABC transporter ATP-binding protein gives MANVAIAAQALDKWFGEGEARTRALMQVSFEAGFNEMLFIVGPSGSGKTTLLSVISGILRPDGGRAMVDGVDIWSLGADALADFRLGRIGFVFQDYHLFPRLTTVENVAIPLILRHVAWDTALDQAMHYLDVVGLKNRAQLPPVKLSGGEQQRVAIARAIVTQPDILILDEPTASLDGDTGRSIMQFVKTEILNAHRCIVIVTHDARILDLASRILDMEDGKLSRIEHGAMR, from the coding sequence GTGGCCAACGTCGCCATTGCCGCTCAGGCCCTCGATAAATGGTTCGGCGAGGGCGAAGCGCGTACGCGCGCGCTCATGCAGGTCAGTTTCGAGGCCGGGTTCAACGAGATGCTGTTCATCGTCGGACCGTCGGGCAGCGGCAAGACCACGCTGCTGAGCGTGATATCGGGCATCCTGCGCCCGGATGGCGGCCGCGCGATGGTGGACGGGGTCGACATCTGGAGCCTGGGCGCCGACGCGCTGGCCGATTTCCGCCTGGGCAGGATCGGCTTCGTGTTTCAGGATTACCACCTGTTCCCGCGCCTCACCACGGTCGAGAACGTCGCCATCCCGCTGATCCTGCGGCATGTGGCCTGGGACACCGCGCTCGATCAGGCCATGCACTACCTCGATGTCGTCGGGCTGAAGAACCGCGCCCAGTTGCCGCCGGTCAAGCTCAGCGGCGGCGAGCAGCAGCGCGTGGCCATTGCGCGCGCCATCGTCACGCAGCCCGACATCCTGATCCTGGATGAGCCCACCGCATCGCTGGATGGCGACACCGGCCGTTCCATCATGCAGTTCGTGAAGACGGAGATCCTGAACGCGCACCGCTGTATCGTGATCGTGACGCACGACGCGCGCATCCTCGACCTGGCCAGCCGCATCCTCGACATGGAGGACGGCAAGCTGAGCCGCATTGAACACGGAGCGATGCGATGA
- a CDS encoding ABC transporter permease, giving the protein MQAILKLAYKLLVNDKAKLSGLLVGITFAVFLMIEMTSLFAGVLNRSSSAVYNIGARMWVMDPAVNTVANSIGMPDYVLDAVRSIHGVKFAVPLYSGGALVRLSSGSYQPVTVVGIDDTSLFGRPRMLSGRIQDLYGENAFIVIQDAEFGKLENPHIGTEFEVNDHRGVIVGIGEVASSGLFGVPTLYTTYRRAVQYLPSTRYTMSYILIEPKTEADIAAIERAVDRLGYRALTREEFIGRISHFYTYQTGLGTNILLMTVISFVVGLSISGQTFYTFILENLERFGALKAIGAKGRELVTMIVFQATFVALVGYGLGIGLCAASIALVRLRIPDYAAMITFANLMLALAMVIVIAGISGYIGVRKVLRIEPFDIFRG; this is encoded by the coding sequence GTGCAAGCCATTCTCAAACTCGCCTACAAGCTGCTGGTCAATGACAAGGCCAAGCTGAGCGGCTTGCTGGTCGGCATTACCTTTGCCGTGTTTCTGATGATCGAGATGACGTCGCTGTTTGCGGGCGTGCTCAATCGGTCTTCGTCTGCCGTGTACAACATCGGCGCACGGATGTGGGTCATGGACCCGGCTGTCAATACCGTGGCCAACTCGATCGGCATGCCGGATTACGTCCTTGATGCGGTACGCAGCATTCACGGTGTGAAGTTTGCCGTGCCGCTCTATTCAGGCGGCGCGCTCGTGCGCCTGAGCAGCGGCTCCTATCAGCCCGTGACCGTCGTCGGCATCGACGACACCAGCCTGTTCGGCCGCCCTCGCATGCTCAGTGGCCGTATCCAGGATCTGTACGGCGAGAACGCCTTCATCGTCATCCAGGACGCCGAGTTCGGAAAGCTGGAAAACCCGCATATCGGCACGGAATTCGAAGTCAATGACCATCGAGGGGTGATCGTCGGCATTGGCGAGGTGGCGTCCAGCGGATTGTTTGGTGTGCCCACCCTGTACACAACGTACCGCCGCGCTGTGCAATACCTGCCGAGTACGCGCTACACGATGTCGTACATCCTGATCGAGCCCAAGACCGAGGCCGACATTGCGGCGATCGAACGTGCGGTCGACCGGCTCGGTTATCGCGCCCTGACCAGGGAAGAGTTCATCGGCCGTATCTCTCACTTCTATACCTACCAGACCGGGCTTGGTACCAACATCCTGCTGATGACCGTGATCAGCTTCGTGGTGGGGTTGTCGATCTCTGGGCAGACGTTCTACACATTCATCCTGGAGAACCTGGAGCGCTTTGGCGCGCTCAAGGCCATCGGGGCCAAGGGGCGCGAACTGGTCACGATGATCGTCTTCCAGGCTACGTTCGTGGCGCTGGTGGGCTACGGGCTGGGGATCGGCCTATGCGCCGCGTCGATCGCACTGGTGCGTCTTCGCATTCCGGACTACGCAGCCATGATCACCTTCGCCAATCTGATGCTGGCGCTGGCCATGGTGATCGTGATTGCCGGCATATCGGGCTACATCGGGGTGCGCAAAGTGCTTCGCATCGAGCCCTTCGATATCTTCCGGGGTTGA